One window from the genome of Carcharodon carcharias isolate sCarCar2 chromosome 9, sCarCar2.pri, whole genome shotgun sequence encodes:
- the LOC121282282 gene encoding DELTA-actitoxin-Ate1a-like yields MAAPSGEFNRSVLVQIANNTENKLFTSPATYIYSGYIYSKPTPLINPGMKGEALFVRTSGTARGSVGVLTYTFGHTQVSLLFSNPYDYNLYSTFFALYIPYEPEQTDENLYYKMYYELVPSCNFAKITLDSGIGEISVCGGNVVITATINAMNDSSISIVIRDKDCAGKD; encoded by the exons ATGGCTGCACCATCAGGTGAATTTAACAGAAGTGTTCTTGTTCAAATCGCTAACAACACCGAGAACAAATTATTCACCTCACCTGC gaCTTATATCTACAGCGGTTATATATACAGTAAGCCAACACCCTTGATCAATCCTGGGATGAAAGGAGAGGCTCTGTTTGTTAGGACTTCAGGTACGGCTCGCGGAAGTGTTGGGGTGCTGACCTACACATTTGGTCATACCCAGGTCTCGCTGCTGTTCTCCAATCCCTATGATTACAACTTGTACTCCACGTTTTTTGCCTTATACATTCCTTATGAACCTGAACAGACAGATGAAAATCTATACTACAAGATGTATTACGAACTTGTACCGTCTTGCAACTTTGCTAAAATAACATTGGATTCAggaattggagaaatttctgtttGTGGCGGGAATGTAGTTATCACAGCTACTATAAATGCAATGAATGATAGTTCCATCAGCATTGTTATCAGAGATAAGGATTGCGCTGGTAAAGACTGA